A stretch of Desulfobaccales bacterium DNA encodes these proteins:
- a CDS encoding GAK system XXXCH domain-containing protein gives MEEKRHLGLQELADFLEDLARQLKGGQVRVGGSSLALPAELEGKVELWAADGRLGLKLKARWPQVPVHGKPSAEPPGPPPRPVSLPPKAPARSFKDIKKRLAQVFGLLKKMAVQGELPPLHLVTEFLALSRESARFAEPAWQASMQDFLDHAANLARAHAQGQLELFAHELRDLEARMRACHEEYA, from the coding sequence ATGGAAGAAAAACGGCATCTCGGCCTGCAGGAACTGGCGGACTTTCTGGAAGATTTGGCCCGGCAGCTCAAAGGCGGCCAGGTGAGGGTGGGCGGGAGTAGTCTTGCCCTGCCGGCGGAACTGGAGGGGAAGGTGGAGCTGTGGGCCGCCGACGGGCGGCTGGGCCTGAAGCTGAAAGCCCGGTGGCCCCAGGTGCCGGTCCACGGGAAGCCGTCTGCTGAACCCCCCGGACCCCCGCCCCGACCCGTGTCGCTGCCCCCCAAGGCACCGGCCCGCAGCTTTAAAGACATCAAAAAGCGGCTGGCCCAGGTCTTCGGCCTGCTGAAAAAGATGGCCGTCCAGGGGGAGCTGCCGCCTCTGCACCTGGTGACGGAGTTTCTCGCCCTGTCCCGGGAATCGGCCCGGTTCGCCGAGCCGGCCTGGCAGGCCTCCATGCAGGATTTCCTGGACCACGCCGCCAATCTGGCAAGAGCCCACGCTCAGGGGCAGCTGGAGCTCTTTGCCCATGAGCTTCGGGACCTGGAGGCCCGGATGCGCGCCTGTCATGAGGAGTATGCCTGA
- a CDS encoding aldehyde ferredoxin oxidoreductase N-terminal domain-containing protein has translation MIRDTFRVLWVDLGTGKGRVEEFPGREEVLGGSGLAARLFEHYGRPELPWDHPEQPLIFAIGPLTGYFPLMSKTVAGFLSPYHGQYAESHAGGRSALALRFADLDALVVSGRAPRPSVLGVGSRHLEVREAHYLWGRDVLAVGKYLRRMFSGAGHRSILRIGPAGEQGSAYACINVDTYRHFGRLGGGAVMGTKNLKAIVIQGDATFPLPEGKAYAALFERVFRLLTDTPMMRKYHDLGTPANIRVLNDLKALPWRNLAATHDPAAREISGERFAEATLLRNTACAGCPVGCIHLGFVRERFREENRYFFRQIAYDHEPIYAMGSMLGVTDAFQVLRLIEVTDRLGLDVMSAGVALAWAVEAWERGLLTEHDTLLPLGFGDVPALEEALRHLAWGSTDFYRLLAQGAAKAAAVYGGGDFACVLGQEMAGYATGEVFFVGQALGFRHSHLDAAGYAYDQKVQERRVEDALAYLLTEERQRVVLTSLVACLFAREVYRPEVVAECLEVLGYREVAARLPGLGEEIQRRRWRLKLATGYDPERVEIPKRFYEVENWKGRVDGNFMAALKAAYAQAIRELGRPLQ, from the coding sequence ATGATCCGGGACACCTTCCGGGTGCTGTGGGTGGATCTGGGGACCGGCAAGGGCCGGGTGGAGGAGTTCCCCGGGCGGGAGGAGGTCCTGGGCGGCAGCGGCCTGGCGGCCCGCCTCTTTGAGCACTACGGCCGCCCAGAGCTCCCTTGGGACCATCCGGAGCAGCCCCTCATCTTCGCCATCGGCCCCTTGACCGGCTACTTCCCCCTGATGAGCAAGACGGTGGCCGGCTTTCTCTCCCCCTATCACGGCCAGTACGCCGAAAGCCACGCCGGCGGCCGCTCCGCCCTGGCCCTGCGCTTTGCCGATTTGGACGCCCTGGTGGTGAGCGGCCGGGCTCCCCGCCCCAGTGTTTTGGGGGTGGGCTCCCGGCACCTGGAAGTGCGGGAGGCCCACTATCTCTGGGGCCGGGATGTCCTGGCGGTGGGCAAGTACCTGCGCCGCATGTTCTCCGGCGCCGGGCACCGCAGCATCCTGCGCATCGGCCCGGCAGGCGAGCAGGGCTCCGCCTATGCCTGCATCAACGTGGACACCTACCGCCACTTCGGCCGGCTGGGGGGCGGGGCGGTGATGGGCACCAAAAACCTCAAGGCCATCGTCATCCAGGGGGACGCCACCTTTCCCCTCCCGGAGGGCAAGGCCTACGCCGCCCTCTTTGAACGGGTCTTCCGGCTCCTCACCGACACCCCCATGATGCGGAAGTACCATGACCTGGGGACGCCCGCCAACATCCGGGTCTTGAACGACCTCAAGGCCCTCCCCTGGCGCAACCTCGCCGCCACCCACGACCCGGCGGCCCGGGAGATCAGCGGGGAGAGGTTTGCCGAGGCCACGCTGCTCCGCAACACCGCCTGCGCCGGCTGCCCGGTGGGCTGCATCCACCTGGGGTTTGTGCGGGAAAGATTCCGGGAGGAAAACCGCTATTTCTTCCGCCAGATCGCCTATGACCATGAGCCCATCTACGCCATGGGCTCCATGCTGGGGGTGACGGACGCCTTTCAGGTGCTCCGCCTCATTGAGGTCACGGACCGCCTGGGCCTGGATGTCATGAGCGCCGGGGTGGCCCTGGCCTGGGCGGTGGAGGCCTGGGAGCGGGGCCTGCTCACCGAACACGACACCCTGCTCCCCCTGGGATTTGGGGATGTCCCCGCCCTGGAGGAGGCCCTGCGCCATCTGGCCTGGGGGAGCACCGACTTCTACCGCCTCCTGGCCCAAGGTGCCGCCAAGGCGGCCGCGGTCTATGGCGGCGGGGATTTTGCCTGCGTGCTGGGGCAGGAGATGGCCGGCTACGCCACCGGCGAAGTCTTCTTCGTCGGCCAGGCCCTGGGCTTCCGCCACTCCCACCTGGATGCCGCCGGCTATGCGTATGACCAGAAGGTTCAGGAACGCCGGGTGGAGGACGCCCTCGCCTACCTCCTCACCGAGGAACGCCAGCGGGTGGTGCTCACATCGCTGGTGGCCTGCCTCTTTGCCCGGGAGGTCTATCGCCCGGAGGTGGTGGCGGAATGCCTGGAAGTCCTGGGCTATCGGGAGGTGGCGGCCCGCCTGCCGGGGCTGGGGGAGGAGATTCAGCGCCGCCGCTGGCGCCTGAAGCTGGCCACCGGCTATGACCCGGAGCGGGTGGAGATTCCCAAACGCTTTTATGAGGTGGAGAACTGGAAGGGCAGGGTGGACGGCAACTTCATGGCCGCCCTGAAGGCCGCTTATGCCCAGGCCATCCGGGAGCTGGGCCGGCCCCTTCAGTGA
- a CDS encoding 4Fe-4S dicluster domain-containing protein yields MAVKILTTPRLERCIGCYSCSLACARLVHRRLSWETAGIRIFTSGGLSTGFEARVCLACDPPPCAAACPTGAFAPRKGGGVVVRRRLCLRCGECARACPVNAIFLDSQGEPFVCLHCGRCVPFCPHDCLAMAEVAAAGEEAP; encoded by the coding sequence ATGGCGGTGAAGATCCTCACCACCCCCCGCCTGGAGCGCTGCATCGGCTGCTATTCCTGCTCCCTGGCCTGCGCCCGGCTGGTGCACCGGCGCCTGTCCTGGGAGACCGCGGGCATCCGCATCTTCACCTCCGGGGGGCTGTCCACCGGCTTTGAGGCCAGGGTCTGCCTGGCCTGCGACCCGCCACCCTGTGCCGCGGCCTGCCCCACCGGCGCCTTTGCGCCCCGCAAGGGGGGCGGGGTGGTGGTGCGTCGGCGGCTGTGCCTCCGCTGCGGCGAGTGCGCCCGGGCCTGCCCGGTGAATGCCATTTTTCTGGACTCCCAGGGCGAGCCCTTCGTCTGCCTGCACTGCGGCCGTTGCGTGCCATTCTGCCCCCATGACTGCCTGGCCATGGCGGAGGTGGCTGCCGCCGGGGAGGAGGCGCCATGA
- a CDS encoding amidohydrolase family protein yields MVSVTLHRARHVVPVDRPVIDDGAVAVARGIIREVGRFADLEHRWRGPVLDHGEVAILPCLVNAHVHLEFSALKNRIPPQPDFPSWLTATLTAADRLSPYEREGGLEMGLRELWRFGTGLVGEVSNTGLSLEALRESGLDYHYFYECLGFHLQDEGPLARDFPIFLTEAALNDPHFSAAAHAPYSVSAALFRRVAAWNRRRGRLLAVHLAESEAEVEFLHTGTGFFRELLLARGRWRDEFQPPGLSPVAYLHSLGVLGPDTLAVHCLQVTGADVELLAREGVTVVLCPRSNRHTGAGKPPLGLFRQANLSLALGTDSLASVEDYNLFRDLWLLHQEFPEVPGEELIAWVTLGGARALRFEAELGSLTPGKQAALIAVTPEEGPDFWEALLAGGAAGRIEWLATPDEEVET; encoded by the coding sequence GTGGTTTCCGTGACCCTGCACCGGGCCCGCCACGTGGTGCCCGTGGACCGGCCGGTCATCGACGACGGCGCGGTGGCGGTGGCCCGGGGGATCATCCGGGAGGTGGGGAGATTTGCCGATTTGGAGCATCGCTGGCGAGGGCCGGTCCTGGATCACGGCGAGGTGGCCATCCTCCCCTGTCTGGTGAATGCCCACGTGCACCTGGAATTTTCCGCCCTCAAGAACCGCATCCCCCCCCAGCCGGATTTCCCCAGTTGGCTGACGGCCACGCTCACGGCCGCCGACCGCCTGAGCCCCTATGAGCGGGAAGGGGGGCTGGAGATGGGCCTCAGGGAGCTGTGGCGCTTCGGCACGGGCCTGGTGGGCGAGGTGAGCAACACCGGCCTCAGCCTGGAGGCCCTCAGGGAAAGCGGCCTGGATTACCACTATTTTTATGAATGTCTGGGGTTTCACCTCCAGGATGAGGGGCCGTTGGCCCGGGATTTTCCCATCTTCCTCACGGAGGCCGCCCTCAATGACCCCCATTTCTCCGCCGCCGCCCATGCCCCTTACTCCGTCTCGGCGGCCCTCTTCCGGCGGGTGGCGGCCTGGAACCGCCGCCGGGGGCGGCTCCTGGCGGTGCATCTGGCCGAGTCCGAGGCCGAGGTGGAGTTTTTGCACACCGGGACAGGCTTTTTCCGGGAGCTCCTGCTGGCCCGGGGGCGCTGGCGGGACGAGTTCCAGCCGCCGGGTTTGTCTCCCGTGGCTTATCTGCATTCCCTGGGGGTGCTGGGGCCGGACACCCTGGCGGTCCATTGCCTCCAGGTCACCGGGGCGGACGTGGAGCTGCTGGCCCGGGAGGGGGTGACGGTGGTCCTCTGCCCCCGCTCCAACCGCCACACCGGCGCCGGGAAGCCTCCCCTCGGGCTTTTTCGCCAAGCTAACCTCTCCTTGGCTCTGGGCACCGATTCCCTGGCCAGCGTGGAGGATTACAATCTCTTCCGGGACCTCTGGCTTCTGCACCAGGAGTTCCCGGAGGTGCCGGGGGAGGAACTCATCGCCTGGGTCACCCTGGGAGGCGCCAGGGCCCTGCGCTTTGAGGCGGAGCTGGGGAGCCTCACCCCCGGCAAGCAGGCGGCCCTCATTGCCGTCACCCCGGAGGAGGGCCCGGATTTTTGGGAAGCTCTGTTGGCGGGAGGGGCCGCCGGCCGCATTGAGTGGCTGGCCACCCCCGATGAAGAGGTGGAGACATGA
- the mqnE gene encoding aminofutalosine synthase MqnE — protein MTGPEPYISDAALLPIYDKVQAQERLSFEDGLTLYRSPDLLGVGYLANLVRRRLHGHRAYYIYNQHLNYSNVCVNGCRFCAFGKPKGDPQAYEMTLEEIFARIEERLAEPITEIHIVGGLHPDLPFTYYLEMLRGIKRLRPTVHLQAFTCVEIAHLAELAGMSVADTLEALKEAGLGSLPGGGAEVFSSRIRRELCPKKLSPEGYLEVAKTAHRLGLRTNATMLYGHVETLEERVEHLVRLREAQDETGGFLTFIPLAFHPANTELEHLSHTTGFDDLKNIAVARLMLDNFPHIKSFWIMVGPKLAQLSLTFGADDIDGTVIEERITHMAGAKTPTGLPRQALLRLIREAGCEPVERDTLYNVIS, from the coding sequence ATGACCGGACCGGAACCCTATATCAGCGATGCCGCCCTCTTGCCCATCTATGACAAGGTGCAGGCTCAGGAGCGCCTGAGCTTCGAGGACGGCCTCACCCTGTATCGCAGCCCGGATCTTCTGGGGGTGGGCTATCTGGCCAATCTGGTGCGCCGGCGCCTGCACGGCCACCGGGCTTACTATATCTACAACCAGCACCTCAACTACTCCAACGTCTGCGTCAACGGCTGCCGTTTCTGCGCCTTCGGCAAGCCCAAAGGGGACCCCCAGGCCTATGAGATGACCCTGGAGGAGATCTTCGCCCGCATCGAGGAGCGCCTGGCCGAGCCCATCACCGAGATCCACATCGTGGGCGGACTCCATCCGGACTTGCCCTTCACCTATTATCTGGAGATGCTCCGGGGCATCAAGCGTTTGCGGCCCACGGTGCATCTGCAGGCCTTCACCTGCGTGGAGATCGCCCACCTGGCGGAGCTGGCCGGCATGTCCGTGGCCGACACCCTGGAGGCCCTGAAAGAAGCGGGGCTGGGGTCCCTGCCCGGCGGCGGGGCGGAGGTCTTCAGCAGCCGCATCCGCCGGGAGCTCTGCCCCAAAAAGCTCTCCCCCGAAGGCTACCTGGAGGTGGCTAAGACCGCCCATCGCCTGGGGCTGCGCACCAACGCCACCATGCTCTACGGGCACGTGGAGACCCTGGAGGAGCGGGTGGAGCATCTGGTGCGCTTAAGAGAGGCCCAGGACGAGACCGGGGGCTTCCTCACCTTCATTCCTTTGGCCTTCCACCCGGCCAACACCGAGCTGGAGCACTTGAGCCACACCACCGGCTTTGACGATCTCAAAAACATCGCCGTGGCCCGCCTGATGCTGGACAACTTCCCCCACATCAAGTCCTTCTGGATCATGGTGGGCCCCAAACTGGCACAGCTCTCCCTCACCTTCGGGGCCGACGACATTGACGGCACGGTCATCGAGGAGCGCATCACCCACATGGCCGGCGCCAAGACGCCCACCGGGCTTCCCCGGCAGGCCCTCCTGCGCCTGATTAGGGAGGCAGGGTGCGAGCCGGTGGAGCGGGACACCCTGTACAACGTGATCTCCTGA
- a CDS encoding PaaI family thioesterase has translation MTSEQSDQGAAASLTAVADRYCFVCGPENPRGLRIKVRYEPEAQAAYTELTLPREFQGWADLIHGGILATLLDELMAHAVWRFAGPGVTLSMEVRFHTPLKPEEAIRVRGVLSPGNGRRRQAEAEILRLSDGKRIASGRSRFLLLEEKPTFRAI, from the coding sequence ATGACATCGGAGCAGTCGGACCAGGGCGCCGCCGCGTCCCTCACCGCGGTGGCCGACCGCTACTGTTTCGTCTGCGGCCCGGAGAATCCCCGGGGCCTCAGAATCAAAGTGCGCTATGAGCCCGAGGCGCAGGCGGCCTACACCGAGCTCACCCTCCCCCGGGAGTTCCAGGGCTGGGCCGACCTCATTCACGGCGGCATCCTGGCCACGCTTTTGGATGAGCTCATGGCCCATGCGGTGTGGCGCTTCGCCGGGCCCGGGGTCACCCTCTCCATGGAGGTGCGTTTTCACACTCCCTTGAAACCCGAGGAGGCCATCCGGGTGCGGGGAGTGCTCAGCCCCGGCAACGGCCGCCGCCGCCAGGCCGAGGCGGAGATTTTGCGGCTCTCCGACGGCAAGCGCATCGCCAGCGGCCGCAGCCGCTTCCTCCTCCTGGAGGAGAAGCCCACCTTCCGGGCCATTTAA
- a CDS encoding 23S rRNA (pseudouridine(1915)-N(3))-methyltransferase RlmH has translation MLRVSILMVGRTKEPFLRQGVEFFRRRLAPYLHLTLVEVRAEREVKGLTPELIKSREGERLLARVPERAYLTALDPKGRECTTEDFAHWLGRREAEARPLAFVVGGHLGLAPQVFSRAEETLALSRLTFSHELARLVLLEQLYRAMTLKAGHPYHV, from the coding sequence ATGCTCCGGGTCAGCATCCTCATGGTGGGCCGCACCAAGGAGCCCTTCCTTAGGCAAGGGGTAGAGTTTTTCCGCCGCCGTCTGGCCCCCTATCTCCACCTCACCCTGGTGGAGGTGCGGGCCGAGCGGGAGGTCAAGGGCCTCACGCCCGAGCTCATCAAGTCCCGGGAAGGGGAGCGCCTCCTTGCCCGTGTGCCGGAGCGGGCCTACCTTACCGCCCTGGACCCCAAAGGGAGGGAGTGCACCACCGAGGACTTCGCCCATTGGCTTGGCCGCCGGGAAGCGGAAGCCCGCCCGCTGGCCTTTGTGGTGGGCGGCCACCTGGGACTGGCACCCCAGGTGTTCTCCCGGGCCGAGGAGACTTTGGCCCTCTCCCGCCTCACCTTCTCCCATGAGCTGGCCCGTCTGGTGCTCCTGGAGCAGCTCTACCGGGCCATGACCCTGAAAGCCGGCCATCCGTATCACGTTTAG
- the mqnC gene encoding cyclic dehypoxanthinyl futalosine synthase yields the protein MDRLAAIAVEKTLAGERLSALEALALWDLDLLLLGSLAKRVRQRLHPEPVVTFVCDRNINYTNICLSGCRFCAFFRPPGHPEGYVLTWEELRRKLQETRELGGTGILLQGGLNPDLPFSYYEELVATIRDFGLHVHGFSPPEIVFFARHFGISLKEVLQRLMAAGLSSIPGGGAEILTEGVRRLISPNKATAAHWLEVMETAHRLGLRTTATMMFGHVESRAERTEHLLRIRELQDRTGGFTAFIPWTFQPGGTALGGEAAGAHEYLKTLAISRLVLDNVPNLQVSWVTQGDKVAQVALEFGANDFGSTMIEENVVAATGVTFRLSREDIVHLITTAGYVPRQRDHLYRAVQRDAQGIMTTPPAGASASGPARESVPSGGNPGPNSNKEGGTEAPLSTSWPPPDAVPLAVIARVGAHRDFLALGVEYEGVKHLHTPFGQANPVHVFRQGELSFAVLSRHGEAGYEVSAPFVNDRANLYALKSLGVSRILAWCAPGAINPAMAPGHLVVPQDILDETTHGPYTFFPGRGPGFIRHQPVFCPALRQALLAALTDCPFPVHDGGVYAATTGPRLETPAEIRKLKLLGGDLVGQTLVPEVFLARELELCYVPLCYVVNFAEGVAERPYQPGVLFEGLATPEETARVQAVEAAFGGLALKLLPTLLAAPAACHCGRLMERYRLRGDLGEDWRTWFP from the coding sequence ATGGACCGCCTGGCCGCCATCGCCGTGGAGAAAACCCTGGCCGGAGAGCGCCTCTCCGCCCTGGAGGCTTTGGCGCTCTGGGACCTGGACCTGTTGCTCCTGGGGAGCCTGGCTAAGCGGGTGCGCCAGCGCCTGCACCCGGAGCCGGTGGTCACTTTTGTCTGCGACCGCAATATCAATTACACCAACATCTGCCTGTCGGGGTGCCGGTTTTGCGCCTTTTTCCGGCCGCCGGGGCATCCCGAGGGCTACGTCCTTACCTGGGAGGAGCTGCGCCGGAAACTTCAGGAAACCCGGGAGCTGGGCGGCACCGGCATCCTCCTCCAGGGTGGCCTTAACCCCGATCTGCCCTTCTCCTATTACGAAGAGCTGGTGGCCACCATCCGGGACTTCGGGTTGCATGTGCACGGCTTTTCGCCCCCCGAAATCGTCTTTTTTGCCCGGCACTTCGGCATAAGCCTCAAAGAGGTGCTGCAGCGCCTCATGGCCGCGGGCCTCTCCTCCATCCCCGGGGGCGGGGCCGAAATCCTCACCGAGGGCGTGCGGCGCCTCATTTCACCTAATAAGGCCACGGCGGCCCATTGGCTTGAGGTCATGGAGACCGCCCACCGTCTGGGGCTCCGGACCACCGCCACCATGATGTTCGGCCACGTGGAGAGCCGGGCGGAGCGCACCGAGCATCTCCTCCGGATCCGGGAGCTGCAGGATAGGACGGGGGGCTTCACCGCCTTCATCCCCTGGACCTTCCAGCCTGGGGGCACCGCCCTGGGGGGCGAGGCCGCGGGGGCCCATGAGTATCTCAAAACCCTGGCAATCTCCCGCCTGGTATTGGACAACGTCCCCAATCTGCAGGTCTCCTGGGTCACCCAAGGAGATAAGGTGGCCCAGGTGGCCCTGGAGTTTGGCGCCAATGACTTCGGCTCCACCATGATCGAGGAAAACGTGGTGGCCGCCACCGGGGTCACCTTCCGCCTCTCCCGGGAGGATATCGTCCATCTCATCACCACCGCCGGCTACGTTCCCCGGCAGCGGGATCACCTCTACCGGGCGGTGCAAAGAGATGCCCAAGGAATCATGACCACTCCCCCTGCCGGGGCCTCAGCATCCGGACCAGCACGAGAATCCGTGCCATCGGGGGGAAATCCTGGCCCAAATAGCAATAAGGAAGGGGGCACCGAGGCGCCGCTATCCACTTCCTGGCCGCCGCCGGACGCCGTGCCCCTGGCGGTCATCGCCCGGGTGGGGGCCCACCGGGATTTTCTCGCCCTGGGGGTGGAATATGAAGGGGTCAAGCACCTCCACACCCCCTTCGGCCAAGCCAATCCGGTGCATGTTTTTCGCCAGGGGGAACTCAGTTTTGCGGTGCTCTCCCGGCACGGGGAGGCGGGCTACGAAGTCTCGGCCCCCTTTGTCAACGACCGGGCCAACCTCTATGCCCTCAAGTCCCTGGGGGTAAGCCGCATTCTGGCCTGGTGCGCCCCGGGCGCCATCAATCCGGCCATGGCCCCGGGGCATCTGGTGGTGCCCCAGGACATCCTGGATGAGACCACTCACGGGCCCTACACCTTTTTTCCCGGCCGGGGGCCGGGTTTTATCCGGCACCAGCCGGTCTTCTGCCCCGCCCTGCGCCAAGCCCTGCTGGCGGCGCTGACCGACTGCCCCTTCCCGGTGCATGACGGCGGGGTCTATGCCGCCACCACCGGCCCCCGGCTGGAGACGCCGGCGGAGATCCGCAAGCTGAAACTTCTGGGGGGTGACCTGGTGGGCCAGACCCTGGTGCCCGAGGTCTTTCTGGCCCGGGAACTGGAGCTCTGCTATGTGCCCTTGTGCTATGTGGTGAACTTTGCCGAGGGGGTGGCCGAGCGCCCCTATCAGCCGGGGGTGCTCTTTGAGGGCCTGGCCACCCCGGAGGAGACGGCAAGAGTGCAGGCGGTGGAGGCCGCCTTCGGCGGGCTGGCCCTGAAACTGCTCCCTACCCTGCTGGCGGCGCCGGCGGCCTGCCACTGCGGCCGGCTGATGGAGCGTTACCGCCTCCGGGGCGATCTGGGGGAGGACTGGCGCACGTGGTTTCCGTGA
- a CDS encoding TetR/AcrR family transcriptional regulator, which yields MEASPVRPTFLNLPPEKRERIIDAALAEFADKGFEQASLNAVVAVSGIAKGSLYQYFTDKQGIFLYLFEVAVGVVRRTLLGVKEETREADVFTRLEKSLMAGVDFLRRHPRLFGLYLRILYDQRTPRRQELLAAVRRFAADYFASLVRQGLSRGEIRAEVSPEAAIFLLDAVFDRFLQAVAMPAFDVTLGLNQAAAEEVAVRGRELIELLRRGLAPPGRNWQDTGRGGQGA from the coding sequence ATGGAAGCTTCCCCGGTACGCCCCACCTTCCTCAATCTGCCCCCGGAAAAACGGGAGCGGATCATCGACGCGGCCCTGGCGGAGTTTGCCGACAAGGGGTTCGAGCAGGCCAGCCTCAACGCCGTGGTGGCGGTCTCAGGCATCGCCAAGGGCTCCCTGTATCAGTATTTTACCGACAAGCAGGGAATTTTTCTCTACCTTTTCGAGGTGGCGGTGGGGGTGGTGCGCCGCACCCTGCTTGGCGTCAAGGAAGAGACCCGGGAGGCCGATGTCTTCACCCGGCTGGAAAAATCGCTGATGGCCGGAGTGGACTTCCTTCGGCGCCACCCCCGGCTCTTCGGCCTGTATCTGCGGATTCTCTACGACCAGCGCACTCCTCGGCGCCAGGAGCTGTTGGCCGCGGTGCGCCGCTTCGCCGCCGACTATTTCGCCTCCCTGGTGCGCCAGGGCCTTTCCCGGGGGGAGATCCGGGCGGAGGTCTCCCCGGAGGCGGCTATTTTTCTGTTGGACGCGGTCTTTGACCGCTTCCTGCAGGCCGTGGCCATGCCCGCCTTTGACGTCACCCTGGGGTTGAACCAGGCCGCGGCTGAGGAGGTGGCCGTCCGGGGCCGGGAGCTCATTGAACTGCTGCGCCGGGGATTGGCGCCGCCGGGGAGGAATTGGCAGGATACCGGGAGAGGGGGCCAGGGAGCATAG